In Alnus glutinosa chromosome 7, dhAlnGlut1.1, whole genome shotgun sequence, the sequence AATTTCTCTGAACTCGTAATGGCGTGTGTGGCCCTCAATCCTCATTAGCCCTCATCAAAAGGTCAAAGTTTCTTGTCCGCATCTGGTGCCGTGTCCCACGGCTTTATCGACATCTCTTATCCGTTATAAAACACATCTTCAGATATTTTGtcctttttcatttcttttgtgtaTATTTGGATGTGggaattataaattttttttattgaataaaagaCTTTACTAAGCTTAACCTCAATAATCCAAACCTTACAGTGAAGACCGAAAACAACTCCTGCATATGGACAAAACCTCCTAACTAGGAAAACAATAAATACAACACAACATCAAAACAGAACAACAAAGAACAGATCAAACAAAGGCTATTGCACAACAGAGAGCCTCAACCTTATAACAACTACTGCTAAAAGCAAAACCAGATAACAACATAgcagaaaaagcaaaaataaatttgCAGCAACCACaaagaaattataaattatttatttgagaatttcattataaaatatttcagATGGTTTTGAATTCTTAGAGAAGATCGATAGATTAGTAAATCAGTAAGATTTAAATCTATCCATACATTTTAATAATAGAAACTTTCATATTTTTCCACATTTTTTTCCgcttaattaaaattgaaatcaaaatctttcttttaaattatttttgttcaaataaATCAGATTAATTCCATTACAAGCTTCAACAcgctttcctttttttttttttcttttttctttttttattcaaatctgggaaaggaggaaaaaaatctgggaaaggagaaaaaaaagaattgcaCCATGATAAAGCACAAAATTGGTGAACAATCCAAACAGTATTTCCTAACCAACAAGAAAAAGGcagttcttttttattttattgctatCCCATAATATTAACATGACATACCAACTAATTCTTAAatcaaattttgataaaaaaataaaaaaaaaaaaattcaaaaatttagatattactataatgttaaagaaaaatgatatttacatAATAAATTCACACAACACACTCACATAATTTATGTGACTTGTATAAATATATTGtgtaaaaattatgtaaattttatttcgtaaaaatcaaaataagacgttaaaaactaacatttttatgatataactattttataatattaacgTAATACTTCTGATCCatctttaaattattaattattaataacaaaataaaaaataataataattaattcgATAGGGTCAGcagtttaaaatataaaaaaattgtatataaaattactatttttcttATCCTGACATGACATTTTGTACTGAATCGGATTTGATCTTCTAGCAGAAATGAAGTCCACGTGTACACGTAAAATGGGCACGTTTGTAATTTCGAAGCAAACACGGTTTGGATATTTTTTCGTTTCCTTTGGTGTGACGTGTAACTTGAATACTTTATATATAGGAGCCTTGGCACTTCGTTTCTCTTCAGATCCGATCACAACAGACCTTTTTTCAcacacagaaaagaaaagaaaaccagaGAGCGACAATGGCAGGAATCGTGCACAAGATTGGAGAGACCCTTCACCTAGGAGGCAACAAGAAAGAAGACCAGCAGCACCAGGGAGAGCAGCACAAGGCCGGAGAGCTTCACGGCGAGCACAGGGCCGGAGATCAGTACAAGACTGGAGATCAGCACCGTGGCGAGCACAAGGCCGGAGATCAGTACAGGCCTGAGCACCAGGGCGAGCACAAGGAAGGGTTTGGAGAGAAGATCAAGGACAAGCTCCATGGCGGTGGCGAGGGCCAGGacggaaagaagaagaagaaggagaagaagaagaaacatggTGAAGGCCACGACGGCCACGACAGCAGTAGCAGCGACAGCGACTAGATGTCACACACATGAAACATCATGCCTAGGTATTTTCAAACACATATATACACGTGTACATACATCGAACGCACATATAATgtgaattttgagtttttttttttttttttttaagtaatttgtgaagaaaattcgtttattaatgtttt encodes:
- the LOC133872950 gene encoding protein SRC1-like, translating into MAGIVHKIGETLHLGGNKKEDQQHQGEQHKAGELHGEHRAGDQYKTGDQHRGEHKAGDQYRPEHQGEHKEGFGEKIKDKLHGGGEGQDGKKKKKEKKKKHGEGHDGHDSSSSDSD